A region of Halalkaliarchaeum desulfuricum DNA encodes the following proteins:
- a CDS encoding GNAT family N-acetyltransferase, with product MVSLREASPEDATAMARIQSESLRENADEHYTDEQLAHLAPAEPGAEAIPEDEFTDDSCRPIIAELDGKIVGWGSVHLDENVLAATFVDPDYKRQGVGRTIVEELETIARREGVEVLIVPASLNAVGFYETLGYEKQREIDASGPDTPEIPSIELAKQLS from the coding sequence ATGGTGTCTCTCCGAGAGGCGTCTCCCGAGGACGCAACAGCGATGGCGCGTATTCAATCAGAATCGCTTCGAGAGAACGCAGATGAGCACTACACAGACGAACAGCTTGCCCACTTGGCACCCGCTGAGCCAGGTGCTGAAGCGATTCCTGAGGATGAGTTCACCGACGATTCGTGTCGTCCAATCATTGCTGAATTGGATGGAAAGATAGTTGGCTGGGGGAGTGTCCATCTCGACGAGAACGTACTGGCCGCAACATTTGTTGATCCCGACTACAAAAGACAGGGAGTCGGGCGCACAATCGTTGAGGAACTCGAAACAATCGCTCGACGGGAAGGCGTAGAGGTGCTGATCGTTCCCGCGTCGCTAAACGCTGTTGGCTTCTACGAAACACTTGGATACGAGAAGCAGCGTGAAATTGATGCAAGTGGCCCCGACACACCCGAGATACCGAGTATTGAACTGGCAAAGCAACTGTCCTAA
- a CDS encoding preprotein translocase subunit SecD family protein has translation MGFCNTNTDLNLRGIFHGTGASAYYMRQVPRREMLTLLSGTAVIAASGCTQFNADDTEESGPESTDDDEESAPEIEATFTISGPEGEESFFTVDDIESIGSVEDPDEQSAYVLPFQLTDEGTAKATDAFETVGAAETPEEASVTYTIEGDVEVEQTFGVAPGLAEAIATGEWDGTFQLRFEDREQAEDVHEALRKNPQ, from the coding sequence ATGGGCTTCTGTAACACAAATACTGACTTGAACCTTCGAGGAATTTTTCATGGCACCGGGGCTTCCGCATACTATATGAGACAGGTCCCTCGACGAGAGATGCTTACCCTCCTTAGTGGTACCGCTGTGATTGCTGCGAGTGGCTGTACACAGTTCAATGCGGATGATACCGAAGAATCAGGGCCAGAGAGCACGGACGATGACGAAGAGTCGGCACCAGAGATCGAAGCGACGTTTACAATTTCGGGCCCGGAGGGTGAGGAGTCCTTCTTTACAGTGGATGATATCGAGTCTATCGGCTCGGTTGAGGATCCGGACGAACAGTCGGCGTATGTCCTTCCCTTTCAGCTCACCGACGAAGGGACGGCCAAAGCAACGGATGCGTTTGAAACCGTTGGTGCAGCAGAGACACCAGAAGAGGCATCCGTCACCTACACCATCGAAGGGGATGTTGAAGTCGAGCAGACGTTCGGTGTCGCCCCTGGGCTTGCTGAAGCGATCGCAACAGGTGAGTGGGACGGAACCTTTCAACTGAGATTTGAAGACCGAGAGCAGGCTGAAGATGTCCACGAAGCGCTGAGGAAGAATCCTCAATAA
- a CDS encoding DUF7837 family putative zinc-binding protein, which translates to MSQATASLGTCPLCGTRVSRDAVLIEYEVDGDPRLFAECPECEQPVRPQ; encoded by the coding sequence ATGTCGCAAGCAACTGCCTCCCTCGGCACCTGCCCGTTGTGCGGCACCAGAGTGAGCCGTGATGCAGTCCTCATCGAGTACGAGGTCGACGGCGATCCACGCCTGTTTGCAGAATGCCCGGAATGCGAGCAACCAGTCCGCCCGCAATAA
- a CDS encoding DUF3267 domain-containing protein has translation MSDHPDEELLAQFGLSRSLVLQWTVVSTIGFLISVVGFLVLYFLVTGDDTAMSLSLGIGIESVWWWNLALSFVTLVAVMALVIVPHELCHGIAIKAYGGQPRYGMGVAYFVFPYAFATTETRFSRNQFLVIALAPLVVLTLIGIPVMILFEWPWLAVPLALNAGGAVGDVWMALLLLSYPSEVSVLDSTTGLEIYGPPGLDRWDTAPATVVWDLLVGFAGSVLIVALIVGVLVPFVLAALGVGSVLLGIPDSPLFIFEFSRTPDGVEFSAGPGIVIIGAILGLLYGYTRARQRGNGAS, from the coding sequence GTGAGCGATCACCCTGACGAGGAGTTACTGGCGCAGTTCGGCCTGTCACGCTCACTTGTTCTCCAATGGACTGTTGTGAGTACGATCGGATTCCTGATCTCGGTCGTCGGATTTCTTGTCCTGTATTTTCTCGTGACCGGGGACGACACCGCGATGTCGCTGAGTCTGGGAATCGGGATCGAGAGCGTCTGGTGGTGGAACCTCGCGCTCTCATTTGTAACGCTCGTCGCCGTGATGGCGCTGGTCATCGTGCCTCACGAACTCTGTCACGGAATCGCTATCAAAGCCTACGGCGGACAGCCCCGATATGGGATGGGCGTCGCGTACTTTGTCTTCCCGTACGCATTTGCGACGACCGAGACACGGTTTTCTCGCAATCAGTTCCTGGTGATAGCGTTGGCTCCACTGGTGGTGTTGACGCTGATCGGCATACCGGTTATGATCCTCTTTGAGTGGCCATGGTTGGCTGTCCCGCTGGCACTCAATGCTGGTGGGGCTGTCGGCGACGTGTGGATGGCGTTACTACTCCTCAGTTATCCGTCCGAGGTGAGCGTCCTCGACAGCACGACCGGCCTCGAAATATACGGCCCTCCGGGATTGGACCGATGGGACACTGCTCCGGCAACCGTGGTTTGGGATCTACTCGTGGGATTCGCCGGAAGCGTCCTAATCGTTGCACTCATCGTAGGGGTGCTGGTGCCGTTCGTATTGGCAGCACTAGGTGTTGGATCGGTACTCTTGGGTATTCCAGATTCACCGCTGTTTATTTTTGAGTTCAGTCGAACGCCAGATGGCGTCGAATTCTCCGCTGGCCCGGGTATCGTTATAATCGGCGCGATTCTCGGATTGCTCTATGGGTACACTCGGGCACGCCAGCGCGGGAATGGCGCTTCGTGA
- a CDS encoding ISH3 family transposase: MFKIPEPDGYLSASDVKDVAEEVITPLPLPGVEGSPLDPGDIWLVVILACVNETSIWETCKDTDGTPCDDTTLTWLHTLNREWLEVVANLLLKRLAMTILDRSGSRIVSIDFIDNPYHGDHYVDEGELCSMAPKDGTTTCHRYCTAYVVSNEKPVTLAMTFVRNDEDEADAVERVLARVENYPFEIDLLLADSGFYNERVIRRSREIAATVVHVPKKGERMKDKLDVHKSYMTTYRMYKDSERELRFPLAVAVSYQNGNRGKHGEVVRGYVACGVTDRSAKQVERLYRKRSGIETSYRLLRQARGITTTRDPVVRFAIMLVAALLENLWLVLRWAVVARPRRGGRDLPEEFTFKTFCDWIRHELEAELRRRWRLKMNGVGVPASQAVAAG, from the coding sequence GTGTTCAAGATCCCCGAACCAGACGGTTATCTTTCGGCATCGGACGTCAAAGATGTAGCGGAAGAAGTCATCACTCCACTCCCGTTGCCGGGTGTCGAGGGGAGCCCCCTCGACCCCGGCGACATCTGGCTCGTCGTCATATTAGCCTGCGTCAACGAGACCTCGATCTGGGAAACCTGCAAAGACACCGACGGAACGCCATGTGACGACACCACCCTCACGTGGCTCCACACCCTCAACCGTGAGTGGCTCGAAGTCGTCGCTAACCTCCTGCTTAAACGCCTTGCTATGACGATTCTCGACCGGTCTGGGTCGAGAATCGTCTCCATCGACTTCATCGACAATCCCTACCACGGTGATCACTACGTCGATGAAGGTGAACTCTGCTCGATGGCTCCGAAAGATGGCACGACCACGTGCCATCGGTACTGTACGGCATACGTTGTCTCAAACGAAAAGCCGGTGACTCTGGCGATGACGTTCGTCCGCAACGACGAAGACGAGGCCGACGCGGTCGAGCGCGTGCTCGCCCGCGTCGAGAACTATCCGTTCGAGATCGATCTTTTGCTTGCCGACAGCGGCTTCTACAACGAGCGCGTCATCCGCCGGTCTCGTGAGATCGCTGCAACGGTCGTTCACGTCCCCAAGAAGGGTGAGCGGATGAAGGACAAACTCGACGTCCACAAGTCGTACATGACGACCTACCGCATGTACAAGGACAGCGAGCGGGAACTGCGCTTCCCGCTCGCGGTCGCTGTTTCCTACCAGAACGGTAATCGGGGCAAGCACGGCGAGGTTGTCCGAGGCTACGTGGCTTGCGGCGTGACTGATCGATCAGCAAAGCAGGTCGAACGCCTCTACAGAAAGCGATCAGGCATCGAAACGAGCTACCGACTGCTTCGGCAAGCACGAGGGATCACGACGACACGTGATCCCGTCGTGCGGTTTGCGATCATGCTCGTTGCAGCGCTGCTGGAGAATCTGTGGTTGGTGCTGCGATGGGCGGTCGTCGCCCGCCCGCGGCGGGGCGGGCGCGACCTGCCCGAGGAGTTCACGTTCAAGACGTTCTGCGACTGGATTCGACACGAACTGGAAGCAGAGTTACGGCGTCGGTGGAGACTCAAGATGAATGGAGTTGGTGTGCCGGCGTCACAGGCTGTGGCCGCGGGCTGA